In Myotis daubentonii chromosome 6, mMyoDau2.1, whole genome shotgun sequence, a genomic segment contains:
- the SYNCRIP gene encoding heterogeneous nuclear ribonucleoprotein Q isoform X1, with protein sequence MATEHVNGNGTEEPMDTTSAVIHSENFQTLLDAGLPQKVAEKLDEIYVAGLVAHSDLDERAIEALKEFNEDGALAVLQQFKDSDLSHVQNKSAFLCGVMKTYRQREKQGTKVADSSKGPDEAKIKALLERTGYTLDVTTGQRKYGGPPPDSVYSGQQPSVGTEVKKLKTCTFCGNCTGVWFPKETLHGFYFIFNLQIFVGKIPRDLFEDELVPLFEKAGPIWDLRLMMDPLTGLNRGYAFVTFCAKEAAQEAVKLYNNHEIRSGKHIGVCISVANNRLFVGSIPKSKTKEQILEEFSKVTEGLTDVILYHQPDDKKKNRGFCFLEYEDHKTAAQARRRLMSGKVKVWGNVGTVEWADPIEDPDPEVMAKVKVLFVRNLANTVTEETLEKAFSQFGKLERVKKLKDYAFIHFDERDGAVKAMEEMNGKDLEGENIEIVFAKPPDQKRKERKAQRQAAKNQMYDDYYYYGPPHMPPPTRGRGRGGRGGYGYPPDYYGYEDYYDYYGYDYHNYRGGYEDPYYGYEDFQVGARGRGGRGARGAAPSRGRGAAPPRGRAGYSQRGGPGSSRGVRGARGGAQQQRGRGVRGARGGRGGNVGGKRKADGYNQPDSKRRQTNNQNWGSQPIAQQPLQGGDHSGNYGYKSENQEFYQDTFGQQWK encoded by the exons GGCTGGTTGCACATAGTGATTTAGATGAAAGAGCTATCGAAGCTTTAAAGGAATTCAATGAAGACGGTGCATTGGCAGTTCTTCAGCAGTTTAAAGACAGTGATCTCTCTCATGTTCAG AACAAAAGTGCCTTTTTATGTGGAGTCATGAAGACTTacaggcagagagaaaaacaagggACCAAAGTAGCGGATTCTAGCAAAGGACCAGATGAGGCAAAAATTAAG GCACTCTTGGAAAGAACAGGCTACACACTTGATGTGACCACTGGACAGAGGAAGTATGGGGGACCACCTCCAGATTCCGTTTATTCAGGTCAGCAGCCTTCTGTTGGCACTGAGGTAAAGAAACTAAAAACTTGTACCTTTTGTGGTAATTGCACAGGTGTCTGGTTTCCTAAAGAAACTCTCCATGGTTTTTACTTCATATTTAATTTACAGATTTTTGTGGGGAAGATCCCAAGAGATCTATTTGAGGATGAACTTGTTCCATTATTTGAGAAAGCTGGACCTATATGGGATCTTCGTCTAATGATGGATCCACTTACAGGTCTCAATAGAGGTTATGCGTTTGTCACTTTTTGTGCAAAAGAAGCAGCTCAGGAGGCTGTTAAACTG TATAATAATCATGAAATTCGTTCTGGAAAACACATTGGTGTCTGCATCTCAGTTGCCAACAATAGGCTTTTTGTGGGCTCTATTCCTAAGAGTAAAACCAAGGAACAGATTCTTGAAGAATTTAGCAAAGTAACAG AGGGTCTTACAGACGTCATTTTATACCATCAACCAgatgacaagaaaaaaaacagaggCTTTTGCTTTCTTGAATATGAAGATCACAAAACAGCTGCTCAGGCAAGGCGTAGGTTAATGAGTGGTAAAGTCAAGGTTTGGGGAAATGTTGGAACTGTTGAATGGGCCGATCCTATAGAAGATCCTGATCCCGAGGTTATGGCAAAG gTAAAAGTGCTGTTTGTACGCAACCTTGCCAATACTGTAACAGAAGAGACTTTAGAAAAGGCATTTAGTCAGTTTGGGAAACTGGAACGAGTGAAGAAACTAAAAGATtatgcttttattcattttgatgaGCGAGATGGTGCTGTCAAG GCTATGGAAGAAATGAATGGCAAGGACTTGGAAGGAGAAAATATTGAAATTGTTTTTGCTAAGCCACCAgatcagaaaaggaaagaaagaaaagcccagaggcaAGCAGCAAAGAATCAAAT gtaTGATGATTACTACTATTATGGTCCACCTCATATGCCACCTCCAACAAGAGGTCGAGGGCgtggaggtagaggtggttatGGATATCCTCCAGATTATTATGGATACGAagattattatgattattatggCTATGATTACCATAACTATCGTGGTGGATATGAAGATCCATACTATGGTTACGAAGATTTCCAAGTTGGAGCTAGAGGAAGGGGTGGTAGAGGAGCAAGGGGTGCTGCTCCATCCAGAGGTCGTGGGGCTGCTCCTCCCCGCGGTAGAGCCGGTTATTCACAGAGAGGAGGTCCTGGATCATCAAGAGGCGTTCGTGGTGCGAGAGGAGGTGCCCAACAACAAAGAGGCCGCGGGGTACGTGGTGCGAGGGGTGGCCGCGGTGGAAATGTAGGAGGAAAGCGCAAAGCTGATGGGTACAACCAGCCAGATTCCAAGCGGCGCCAGACCAATAATCAGAACTGGGGCTCCCAACCCATTGCTCAGCAACCGCTCCAAGGTGGTGATCATTCTGGTAACTATGGTTACAAATCTGAAAACCAGGAGTTTTATCAGGATACTTTTGGGCAACAGTGGAAGTAG
- the SYNCRIP gene encoding heterogeneous nuclear ribonucleoprotein Q isoform X12, with translation MATEHVNGNGTEEPMDTTSAVIHSENFQTLLDAGLPQKVAEKLDEIYVAGLVAHSDLDERAIEALKEFNEDGALAVLQQFKDSDLSHVQDWKITFQNKSAFLCGVMKTYRQREKQGTKVADSSKGPDEAKIKALLERTGYTLDVTTGQRKYGGPPPDSVYSGQQPSVGTEIFVGKIPRDLFEDELVPLFEKAGPIWDLRLMMDPLTGLNRGYAFVTFCAKEAAQEAVKLYNNHEIRSGKHIGVCISVANNRLFVGSIPKSKTKEQILEEFSKVTEGLTDVILYHQPDDKKKNRGFCFLEYEDHKTAAQARRRLMSGKVKVWGNVGTVEWADPIEDPDPEVMAKVKVLFVRNLANTVTEETLEKAFSQFGKLERVKKLKDYAFIHFDERDGAVKAMEEMNGKDLEGENIEIVFAKPPDQKRKERKAQRQAAKNQMYDDYYYYGPPHMPPPTRGRGRGGRGGYGYPPDYYGYEDYYDYYGYDYHNYRGGYEDPYYGYEDFQVGARGRGGRGARGAAPSRGRGAAPPRGRAGYSQRGGPGSSRGVRGARGGAQQQRGRGQGKGVEAGPDLLQ, from the exons GGCTGGTTGCACATAGTGATTTAGATGAAAGAGCTATCGAAGCTTTAAAGGAATTCAATGAAGACGGTGCATTGGCAGTTCTTCAGCAGTTTAAAGACAGTGATCTCTCTCATGTTCAG gattggAAAATTACTTTTCAGAACAAAAGTGCCTTTTTATGTGGAGTCATGAAGACTTacaggcagagagaaaaacaagggACCAAAGTAGCGGATTCTAGCAAAGGACCAGATGAGGCAAAAATTAAG GCACTCTTGGAAAGAACAGGCTACACACTTGATGTGACCACTGGACAGAGGAAGTATGGGGGACCACCTCCAGATTCCGTTTATTCAGGTCAGCAGCCTTCTGTTGGCACTGAG ATTTTTGTGGGGAAGATCCCAAGAGATCTATTTGAGGATGAACTTGTTCCATTATTTGAGAAAGCTGGACCTATATGGGATCTTCGTCTAATGATGGATCCACTTACAGGTCTCAATAGAGGTTATGCGTTTGTCACTTTTTGTGCAAAAGAAGCAGCTCAGGAGGCTGTTAAACTG TATAATAATCATGAAATTCGTTCTGGAAAACACATTGGTGTCTGCATCTCAGTTGCCAACAATAGGCTTTTTGTGGGCTCTATTCCTAAGAGTAAAACCAAGGAACAGATTCTTGAAGAATTTAGCAAAGTAACAG AGGGTCTTACAGACGTCATTTTATACCATCAACCAgatgacaagaaaaaaaacagaggCTTTTGCTTTCTTGAATATGAAGATCACAAAACAGCTGCTCAGGCAAGGCGTAGGTTAATGAGTGGTAAAGTCAAGGTTTGGGGAAATGTTGGAACTGTTGAATGGGCCGATCCTATAGAAGATCCTGATCCCGAGGTTATGGCAAAG gTAAAAGTGCTGTTTGTACGCAACCTTGCCAATACTGTAACAGAAGAGACTTTAGAAAAGGCATTTAGTCAGTTTGGGAAACTGGAACGAGTGAAGAAACTAAAAGATtatgcttttattcattttgatgaGCGAGATGGTGCTGTCAAG GCTATGGAAGAAATGAATGGCAAGGACTTGGAAGGAGAAAATATTGAAATTGTTTTTGCTAAGCCACCAgatcagaaaaggaaagaaagaaaagcccagaggcaAGCAGCAAAGAATCAAAT gtaTGATGATTACTACTATTATGGTCCACCTCATATGCCACCTCCAACAAGAGGTCGAGGGCgtggaggtagaggtggttatGGATATCCTCCAGATTATTATGGATACGAagattattatgattattatggCTATGATTACCATAACTATCGTGGTGGATATGAAGATCCATACTATGGTTACGAAGATTTCCAAGTTGGAGCTAGAGGAAGGGGTGGTAGAGGAGCAAGGGGTGCTGCTCCATCCAGAGGTCGTGGGGCTGCTCCTCCCCGCGGTAGAGCCGGTTATTCACAGAGAGGAGGTCCTGGATCATCAAGAGGCGTTCGTGGTGCGAGAGGAGGTGCCCAACAACAAAGAGGCCGCGGG CAGGGAAAAGGGGTCGAGGCCGGTCCTGACCTGTTACAATGA
- the SYNCRIP gene encoding heterogeneous nuclear ribonucleoprotein Q isoform X2: MATEHVNGNGTEEPMDTTSAVIHSENFQTLLDAGLPQKVAEKLDEIYVAGLVAHSDLDERAIEALKEFNEDGALAVLQQFKDSDLSHVQNKSAFLCGVMKTYRQREKQGTKVADSSKGPDEAKIKALLERTGYTLDVTTGQRKYGGPPPDSVYSGQQPSVGTEVKKLKTCTFCGNCTGVWFPKETLHGFYFIFNLQIFVGKIPRDLFEDELVPLFEKAGPIWDLRLMMDPLTGLNRGYAFVTFCAKEAAQEAVKLYNNHEIRSGKHIGVCISVANNRLFVGSIPKSKTKEQILEEFSKVTEGLTDVILYHQPDDKKKNRGFCFLEYEDHKTAAQARRRLMSGKVKVWGNVGTVEWADPIEDPDPEVMAKVKVLFVRNLANTVTEETLEKAFSQFGKLERVKKLKDYAFIHFDERDGAVKAMEEMNGKDLEGENIEIVFAKPPDQKRKERKAQRQAAKNQMYDDYYYYGPPHMPPPTRGRGRGGRGGYGYPPDYYGYEDYYDYYGYDYHNYRGGYEDPYYGYEDFQVGARGRGGRGARGAAPSRGRGAAPPRGRAGYSQRGGPGSSRGVRGARGGAQQQRGRGVRGARGGRGGNVGGKRKADGYNQPDSKRRQTNNQNWGSQPIAQQPLQGGDHSAGKRGRGRS, translated from the exons GGCTGGTTGCACATAGTGATTTAGATGAAAGAGCTATCGAAGCTTTAAAGGAATTCAATGAAGACGGTGCATTGGCAGTTCTTCAGCAGTTTAAAGACAGTGATCTCTCTCATGTTCAG AACAAAAGTGCCTTTTTATGTGGAGTCATGAAGACTTacaggcagagagaaaaacaagggACCAAAGTAGCGGATTCTAGCAAAGGACCAGATGAGGCAAAAATTAAG GCACTCTTGGAAAGAACAGGCTACACACTTGATGTGACCACTGGACAGAGGAAGTATGGGGGACCACCTCCAGATTCCGTTTATTCAGGTCAGCAGCCTTCTGTTGGCACTGAGGTAAAGAAACTAAAAACTTGTACCTTTTGTGGTAATTGCACAGGTGTCTGGTTTCCTAAAGAAACTCTCCATGGTTTTTACTTCATATTTAATTTACAGATTTTTGTGGGGAAGATCCCAAGAGATCTATTTGAGGATGAACTTGTTCCATTATTTGAGAAAGCTGGACCTATATGGGATCTTCGTCTAATGATGGATCCACTTACAGGTCTCAATAGAGGTTATGCGTTTGTCACTTTTTGTGCAAAAGAAGCAGCTCAGGAGGCTGTTAAACTG TATAATAATCATGAAATTCGTTCTGGAAAACACATTGGTGTCTGCATCTCAGTTGCCAACAATAGGCTTTTTGTGGGCTCTATTCCTAAGAGTAAAACCAAGGAACAGATTCTTGAAGAATTTAGCAAAGTAACAG AGGGTCTTACAGACGTCATTTTATACCATCAACCAgatgacaagaaaaaaaacagaggCTTTTGCTTTCTTGAATATGAAGATCACAAAACAGCTGCTCAGGCAAGGCGTAGGTTAATGAGTGGTAAAGTCAAGGTTTGGGGAAATGTTGGAACTGTTGAATGGGCCGATCCTATAGAAGATCCTGATCCCGAGGTTATGGCAAAG gTAAAAGTGCTGTTTGTACGCAACCTTGCCAATACTGTAACAGAAGAGACTTTAGAAAAGGCATTTAGTCAGTTTGGGAAACTGGAACGAGTGAAGAAACTAAAAGATtatgcttttattcattttgatgaGCGAGATGGTGCTGTCAAG GCTATGGAAGAAATGAATGGCAAGGACTTGGAAGGAGAAAATATTGAAATTGTTTTTGCTAAGCCACCAgatcagaaaaggaaagaaagaaaagcccagaggcaAGCAGCAAAGAATCAAAT gtaTGATGATTACTACTATTATGGTCCACCTCATATGCCACCTCCAACAAGAGGTCGAGGGCgtggaggtagaggtggttatGGATATCCTCCAGATTATTATGGATACGAagattattatgattattatggCTATGATTACCATAACTATCGTGGTGGATATGAAGATCCATACTATGGTTACGAAGATTTCCAAGTTGGAGCTAGAGGAAGGGGTGGTAGAGGAGCAAGGGGTGCTGCTCCATCCAGAGGTCGTGGGGCTGCTCCTCCCCGCGGTAGAGCCGGTTATTCACAGAGAGGAGGTCCTGGATCATCAAGAGGCGTTCGTGGTGCGAGAGGAGGTGCCCAACAACAAAGAGGCCGCGGGGTACGTGGTGCGAGGGGTGGCCGCGGTGGAAATGTAGGAGGAAAGCGCAAAGCTGATGGGTACAACCAGCCAGATTCCAAGCGGCGCCAGACCAATAATCAGAACTGGGGCTCCCAACCCATTGCTCAGCAACCGCTCCAAGGTGGTGATCATTCTG CAGGGAAAAGGGGTCGAGGCCGGTCCTGA
- the SYNCRIP gene encoding heterogeneous nuclear ribonucleoprotein Q isoform X3, with protein MATEHVNGNGTEEPMDTTSAVIHSENFQTLLDAGLPQKVAEKLDEIYVAGLVAHSDLDERAIEALKEFNEDGALAVLQQFKDSDLSHVQNKSAFLCGVMKTYRQREKQGTKVADSSKGPDEAKIKALLERTGYTLDVTTGQRKYGGPPPDSVYSGQQPSVGTEVKKLKTCTFCGNCTGVWFPKETLHGFYFIFNLQIFVGKIPRDLFEDELVPLFEKAGPIWDLRLMMDPLTGLNRGYAFVTFCAKEAAQEAVKLYNNHEIRSGKHIGVCISVANNRLFVGSIPKSKTKEQILEEFSKVTEGLTDVILYHQPDDKKKNRGFCFLEYEDHKTAAQARRRLMSGKVKVWGNVGTVEWADPIEDPDPEVMAKVKVLFVRNLANTVTEETLEKAFSQFGKLERVKKLKDYAFIHFDERDGAVKAMEEMNGKDLEGENIEIVFAKPPDQKRKERKAQRQAAKNQMYDDYYYYGPPHMPPPTRGRGRGGRGGYGYPPDYYGYEDYYDYYGYDYHNYRGGYEDPYYGYEDFQVGARGRGGRGARGAAPSRGRGAAPPRGRAGYSQRGGPGSSRGVRGARGGAQQQRGRGVRGARGGRGGNVGGKRKADGYNQPDSKRRQTNNQNWGSQPIAQQPLQGGDHSGKRGRGRS; from the exons GGCTGGTTGCACATAGTGATTTAGATGAAAGAGCTATCGAAGCTTTAAAGGAATTCAATGAAGACGGTGCATTGGCAGTTCTTCAGCAGTTTAAAGACAGTGATCTCTCTCATGTTCAG AACAAAAGTGCCTTTTTATGTGGAGTCATGAAGACTTacaggcagagagaaaaacaagggACCAAAGTAGCGGATTCTAGCAAAGGACCAGATGAGGCAAAAATTAAG GCACTCTTGGAAAGAACAGGCTACACACTTGATGTGACCACTGGACAGAGGAAGTATGGGGGACCACCTCCAGATTCCGTTTATTCAGGTCAGCAGCCTTCTGTTGGCACTGAGGTAAAGAAACTAAAAACTTGTACCTTTTGTGGTAATTGCACAGGTGTCTGGTTTCCTAAAGAAACTCTCCATGGTTTTTACTTCATATTTAATTTACAGATTTTTGTGGGGAAGATCCCAAGAGATCTATTTGAGGATGAACTTGTTCCATTATTTGAGAAAGCTGGACCTATATGGGATCTTCGTCTAATGATGGATCCACTTACAGGTCTCAATAGAGGTTATGCGTTTGTCACTTTTTGTGCAAAAGAAGCAGCTCAGGAGGCTGTTAAACTG TATAATAATCATGAAATTCGTTCTGGAAAACACATTGGTGTCTGCATCTCAGTTGCCAACAATAGGCTTTTTGTGGGCTCTATTCCTAAGAGTAAAACCAAGGAACAGATTCTTGAAGAATTTAGCAAAGTAACAG AGGGTCTTACAGACGTCATTTTATACCATCAACCAgatgacaagaaaaaaaacagaggCTTTTGCTTTCTTGAATATGAAGATCACAAAACAGCTGCTCAGGCAAGGCGTAGGTTAATGAGTGGTAAAGTCAAGGTTTGGGGAAATGTTGGAACTGTTGAATGGGCCGATCCTATAGAAGATCCTGATCCCGAGGTTATGGCAAAG gTAAAAGTGCTGTTTGTACGCAACCTTGCCAATACTGTAACAGAAGAGACTTTAGAAAAGGCATTTAGTCAGTTTGGGAAACTGGAACGAGTGAAGAAACTAAAAGATtatgcttttattcattttgatgaGCGAGATGGTGCTGTCAAG GCTATGGAAGAAATGAATGGCAAGGACTTGGAAGGAGAAAATATTGAAATTGTTTTTGCTAAGCCACCAgatcagaaaaggaaagaaagaaaagcccagaggcaAGCAGCAAAGAATCAAAT gtaTGATGATTACTACTATTATGGTCCACCTCATATGCCACCTCCAACAAGAGGTCGAGGGCgtggaggtagaggtggttatGGATATCCTCCAGATTATTATGGATACGAagattattatgattattatggCTATGATTACCATAACTATCGTGGTGGATATGAAGATCCATACTATGGTTACGAAGATTTCCAAGTTGGAGCTAGAGGAAGGGGTGGTAGAGGAGCAAGGGGTGCTGCTCCATCCAGAGGTCGTGGGGCTGCTCCTCCCCGCGGTAGAGCCGGTTATTCACAGAGAGGAGGTCCTGGATCATCAAGAGGCGTTCGTGGTGCGAGAGGAGGTGCCCAACAACAAAGAGGCCGCGGGGTACGTGGTGCGAGGGGTGGCCGCGGTGGAAATGTAGGAGGAAAGCGCAAAGCTGATGGGTACAACCAGCCAGATTCCAAGCGGCGCCAGACCAATAATCAGAACTGGGGCTCCCAACCCATTGCTCAGCAACCGCTCCAAGGTGGTGATCATTCTG GGAAAAGGGGTCGAGGCCGGTCCTGA
- the SYNCRIP gene encoding heterogeneous nuclear ribonucleoprotein Q isoform X4 has protein sequence MATEHVNGNGTEEPMDTTSAVIHSENFQTLLDAGLPQKVAEKLDEIYVAGLVAHSDLDERAIEALKEFNEDGALAVLQQFKDSDLSHVQNKSAFLCGVMKTYRQREKQGTKVADSSKGPDEAKIKALLERTGYTLDVTTGQRKYGGPPPDSVYSGQQPSVGTEVKKLKTCTFCGNCTGVWFPKETLHGFYFIFNLQIFVGKIPRDLFEDELVPLFEKAGPIWDLRLMMDPLTGLNRGYAFVTFCAKEAAQEAVKLYNNHEIRSGKHIGVCISVANNRLFVGSIPKSKTKEQILEEFSKVTEGLTDVILYHQPDDKKKNRGFCFLEYEDHKTAAQARRRLMSGKVKVWGNVGTVEWADPIEDPDPEVMAKVKVLFVRNLANTVTEETLEKAFSQFGKLERVKKLKDYAFIHFDERDGAVKAMEEMNGKDLEGENIEIVFAKPPDQKRKERKAQRQAAKNQMYDDYYYYGPPHMPPPTRGRGRGGRGGYGYPPDYYGYEDYYDYYGYDYHNYRGGYEDPYYGYEDFQVGARGRGGRGARGAAPSRGRGAAPPRGRAGYSQRGGPGSSRGVRGARGGAQQQRGRGVRGARGGRGGNVGGKRKADGYNQPDSKRRQTNNQNWGSQPIAQQPLQAGKRGRGRS, from the exons GGCTGGTTGCACATAGTGATTTAGATGAAAGAGCTATCGAAGCTTTAAAGGAATTCAATGAAGACGGTGCATTGGCAGTTCTTCAGCAGTTTAAAGACAGTGATCTCTCTCATGTTCAG AACAAAAGTGCCTTTTTATGTGGAGTCATGAAGACTTacaggcagagagaaaaacaagggACCAAAGTAGCGGATTCTAGCAAAGGACCAGATGAGGCAAAAATTAAG GCACTCTTGGAAAGAACAGGCTACACACTTGATGTGACCACTGGACAGAGGAAGTATGGGGGACCACCTCCAGATTCCGTTTATTCAGGTCAGCAGCCTTCTGTTGGCACTGAGGTAAAGAAACTAAAAACTTGTACCTTTTGTGGTAATTGCACAGGTGTCTGGTTTCCTAAAGAAACTCTCCATGGTTTTTACTTCATATTTAATTTACAGATTTTTGTGGGGAAGATCCCAAGAGATCTATTTGAGGATGAACTTGTTCCATTATTTGAGAAAGCTGGACCTATATGGGATCTTCGTCTAATGATGGATCCACTTACAGGTCTCAATAGAGGTTATGCGTTTGTCACTTTTTGTGCAAAAGAAGCAGCTCAGGAGGCTGTTAAACTG TATAATAATCATGAAATTCGTTCTGGAAAACACATTGGTGTCTGCATCTCAGTTGCCAACAATAGGCTTTTTGTGGGCTCTATTCCTAAGAGTAAAACCAAGGAACAGATTCTTGAAGAATTTAGCAAAGTAACAG AGGGTCTTACAGACGTCATTTTATACCATCAACCAgatgacaagaaaaaaaacagaggCTTTTGCTTTCTTGAATATGAAGATCACAAAACAGCTGCTCAGGCAAGGCGTAGGTTAATGAGTGGTAAAGTCAAGGTTTGGGGAAATGTTGGAACTGTTGAATGGGCCGATCCTATAGAAGATCCTGATCCCGAGGTTATGGCAAAG gTAAAAGTGCTGTTTGTACGCAACCTTGCCAATACTGTAACAGAAGAGACTTTAGAAAAGGCATTTAGTCAGTTTGGGAAACTGGAACGAGTGAAGAAACTAAAAGATtatgcttttattcattttgatgaGCGAGATGGTGCTGTCAAG GCTATGGAAGAAATGAATGGCAAGGACTTGGAAGGAGAAAATATTGAAATTGTTTTTGCTAAGCCACCAgatcagaaaaggaaagaaagaaaagcccagaggcaAGCAGCAAAGAATCAAAT gtaTGATGATTACTACTATTATGGTCCACCTCATATGCCACCTCCAACAAGAGGTCGAGGGCgtggaggtagaggtggttatGGATATCCTCCAGATTATTATGGATACGAagattattatgattattatggCTATGATTACCATAACTATCGTGGTGGATATGAAGATCCATACTATGGTTACGAAGATTTCCAAGTTGGAGCTAGAGGAAGGGGTGGTAGAGGAGCAAGGGGTGCTGCTCCATCCAGAGGTCGTGGGGCTGCTCCTCCCCGCGGTAGAGCCGGTTATTCACAGAGAGGAGGTCCTGGATCATCAAGAGGCGTTCGTGGTGCGAGAGGAGGTGCCCAACAACAAAGAGGCCGCGGGGTACGTGGTGCGAGGGGTGGCCGCGGTGGAAATGTAGGAGGAAAGCGCAAAGCTGATGGGTACAACCAGCCAGATTCCAAGCGGCGCCAGACCAATAATCAGAACTGGGGCTCCCAACCCATTGCTCAGCAACCGCTCCAAG CAGGGAAAAGGGGTCGAGGCCGGTCCTGA
- the SYNCRIP gene encoding heterogeneous nuclear ribonucleoprotein Q isoform X6, producing MATEHVNGNGTEEPMDTTSAVIHSENFQTLLDAGLPQKVAEKLDEIYVAGLVAHSDLDERAIEALKEFNEDGALAVLQQFKDSDLSHVQDWKITFQNKSAFLCGVMKTYRQREKQGTKVADSSKGPDEAKIKALLERTGYTLDVTTGQRKYGGPPPDSVYSGQQPSVGTEIFVGKIPRDLFEDELVPLFEKAGPIWDLRLMMDPLTGLNRGYAFVTFCAKEAAQEAVKLYNNHEIRSGKHIGVCISVANNRLFVGSIPKSKTKEQILEEFSKVTEGLTDVILYHQPDDKKKNRGFCFLEYEDHKTAAQARRRLMSGKVKVWGNVGTVEWADPIEDPDPEVMAKVKVLFVRNLANTVTEETLEKAFSQFGKLERVKKLKDYAFIHFDERDGAVKAMEEMNGKDLEGENIEIVFAKPPDQKRKERKAQRQAAKNQMYDDYYYYGPPHMPPPTRGRGRGGRGGYGYPPDYYGYEDYYDYYGYDYHNYRGGYEDPYYGYEDFQVGARGRGGRGARGAAPSRGRGAAPPRGRAGYSQRGGPGSSRGVRGARGGAQQQRGRGVRGARGGRGGNVGGKRKADGYNQPDSKRRQTNNQNWGSQPIAQQPLQGGDHSGNYGYKSENQEFYQDTFGQQWK from the exons GGCTGGTTGCACATAGTGATTTAGATGAAAGAGCTATCGAAGCTTTAAAGGAATTCAATGAAGACGGTGCATTGGCAGTTCTTCAGCAGTTTAAAGACAGTGATCTCTCTCATGTTCAG gattggAAAATTACTTTTCAGAACAAAAGTGCCTTTTTATGTGGAGTCATGAAGACTTacaggcagagagaaaaacaagggACCAAAGTAGCGGATTCTAGCAAAGGACCAGATGAGGCAAAAATTAAG GCACTCTTGGAAAGAACAGGCTACACACTTGATGTGACCACTGGACAGAGGAAGTATGGGGGACCACCTCCAGATTCCGTTTATTCAGGTCAGCAGCCTTCTGTTGGCACTGAG ATTTTTGTGGGGAAGATCCCAAGAGATCTATTTGAGGATGAACTTGTTCCATTATTTGAGAAAGCTGGACCTATATGGGATCTTCGTCTAATGATGGATCCACTTACAGGTCTCAATAGAGGTTATGCGTTTGTCACTTTTTGTGCAAAAGAAGCAGCTCAGGAGGCTGTTAAACTG TATAATAATCATGAAATTCGTTCTGGAAAACACATTGGTGTCTGCATCTCAGTTGCCAACAATAGGCTTTTTGTGGGCTCTATTCCTAAGAGTAAAACCAAGGAACAGATTCTTGAAGAATTTAGCAAAGTAACAG AGGGTCTTACAGACGTCATTTTATACCATCAACCAgatgacaagaaaaaaaacagaggCTTTTGCTTTCTTGAATATGAAGATCACAAAACAGCTGCTCAGGCAAGGCGTAGGTTAATGAGTGGTAAAGTCAAGGTTTGGGGAAATGTTGGAACTGTTGAATGGGCCGATCCTATAGAAGATCCTGATCCCGAGGTTATGGCAAAG gTAAAAGTGCTGTTTGTACGCAACCTTGCCAATACTGTAACAGAAGAGACTTTAGAAAAGGCATTTAGTCAGTTTGGGAAACTGGAACGAGTGAAGAAACTAAAAGATtatgcttttattcattttgatgaGCGAGATGGTGCTGTCAAG GCTATGGAAGAAATGAATGGCAAGGACTTGGAAGGAGAAAATATTGAAATTGTTTTTGCTAAGCCACCAgatcagaaaaggaaagaaagaaaagcccagaggcaAGCAGCAAAGAATCAAAT gtaTGATGATTACTACTATTATGGTCCACCTCATATGCCACCTCCAACAAGAGGTCGAGGGCgtggaggtagaggtggttatGGATATCCTCCAGATTATTATGGATACGAagattattatgattattatggCTATGATTACCATAACTATCGTGGTGGATATGAAGATCCATACTATGGTTACGAAGATTTCCAAGTTGGAGCTAGAGGAAGGGGTGGTAGAGGAGCAAGGGGTGCTGCTCCATCCAGAGGTCGTGGGGCTGCTCCTCCCCGCGGTAGAGCCGGTTATTCACAGAGAGGAGGTCCTGGATCATCAAGAGGCGTTCGTGGTGCGAGAGGAGGTGCCCAACAACAAAGAGGCCGCGGGGTACGTGGTGCGAGGGGTGGCCGCGGTGGAAATGTAGGAGGAAAGCGCAAAGCTGATGGGTACAACCAGCCAGATTCCAAGCGGCGCCAGACCAATAATCAGAACTGGGGCTCCCAACCCATTGCTCAGCAACCGCTCCAAGGTGGTGATCATTCTGGTAACTATGGTTACAAATCTGAAAACCAGGAGTTTTATCAGGATACTTTTGGGCAACAGTGGAAGTAG